The sequence CCAAGATGCTGCTTTATTCCATTCAGGTTGGTTCGTGATTGGTTTGATTACTCAAACTGTTGTCGTCCATGTGATCAGAACGAAAAAGATTCCGTTTATTCAAAGCAGAGCCAGCTTAAGCGTAACGTTATCAACCCTTGCTGTTGTAGTGGCTGCTGTATTGATCCCTGGAAGCAAATTCGGGACATTCTTTGATTTTGTAGCTTTACCGACAACTTACTGGAAATGGATGATCCTAATTGTTTTAGCTTATATTGTATTGACTCAAGTAGTCAAAGATATTTATATTAAAATAAATAAACAATGGCTATGATGGTTTAATGTTATTGTCAGCAAGAAAGTCAAACTATATATGGTTTGGCTTTCTTTTTTTATGTGAAAAGAAAAGAAATTGAGGTAAACTAAAAGAAAGAAAGGAGTGTAAAAATGCGTTCATCCACAAAAGATAATCTATTTATAGGATTGGCTTTAGTAATTATGGGGGTATTGTTTTATAGTTCTTCCCAACCGTATGAAGAACAATCGGTCACCCCTTTGCTGAATCAACTATTAGCAAAAGAACCGCTTAAGAATCTGCTGAGCGGGATCCACTTTACATATGCTAGCGGAGAGGTAAGCATTGATGCGCTAGGATATAGCGAGTTTATAGAGTTTTTTATACGCAAAGCTGCCCATTTTGGCACCTATTTTTTATTAGGGTTGTTTTGGTTTCTAGGATTGAAGAATAAAATGACGAGCATCAGTTTAGCTGCCTTTATTTCTTGGCTGCTCGCTACCGGCTATGCAGCACTGGATGAATTTCACCAAGGCATTACGCCTAACAGAACACCATTGTTGCAAGATGTGACCCTAGATAGTGTCGGCGCATTAACAGCTATTGGGCTAGCGCTTCTCTTTTTTGTTTTCCACAAAAACAAAAAAAGAACAAAAAAGAATTACCGTTAGGACTATTTCTCCTAAGATCCATCACTTTTAGAAAGATTTGCTCAAGAACCTGTTTTTTGGTAGAATGAGAAGGGCTTATTTGCCAAAATACAATGTGAGATGAGGGAATATGGATGGCAGGACATTCAAAATGGAACAATATCCAAGGACGTAAAAATGCACAAGATGCAAAACGCGGCAAAATTTTCCAAAAAATATCTAGGGAAATTTATATGGCTGTAAAAAAAGGTGGTCCTGATCCGGACACAAACCCTTCATTACGTATGGTGATGGATAAAGCCAAATCAAACAATATGCCAAACGACAATATTGATAGAGCCATTAAAAAAGGCAGTTCTACAACTGAGAACGAAAATTACGACGAAGTCACTTATGAAGGTTATGGTCCTCAAGGTACAGCTGTTTTAGTGCATGCTTTATCAGATAATTTAAATCGGACAGGAACCAACGTCCGTGTCGCTTTTAATAAAAATGGCGGTTCACTAGGGGAAAAAGGTTCAGTGAGTTACATGTTCGACCGCAAAGGGTACATCGCTATCGCACGCGAAGGTTTAGATGTTGATGAAGACACGATGCTGATGAGCGTTCTGGAAGCTGGCGGAGAGGAAATGGAAACATCTGACGAAGTATTTGAAGTTTATACAGACCCGTCCGATTTACCAGAAGTCCGTGATGCCTTAGAAAAAGAAGGGTACACATTAGCGCAAGCTGAAGTTACCATGATTCCGCAAACAACTGTTGAATTATCTGAAGATAAAAGAGTTACACTAGAACAAATGATTGATAAATTAGAAGAAGATGA is a genomic window of Carnobacterium sp. CP1 containing:
- a CDS encoding YebC/PmpR family DNA-binding transcriptional regulator, encoding MAGHSKWNNIQGRKNAQDAKRGKIFQKISREIYMAVKKGGPDPDTNPSLRMVMDKAKSNNMPNDNIDRAIKKGSSTTENENYDEVTYEGYGPQGTAVLVHALSDNLNRTGTNVRVAFNKNGGSLGEKGSVSYMFDRKGYIAIAREGLDVDEDTMLMSVLEAGGEEMETSDEVFEVYTDPSDLPEVRDALEKEGYTLAQAEVTMIPQTTVELSEDKRVTLEQMIDKLEEDDDVSEVFHNAIL
- a CDS encoding VanZ family protein, with product MRSSTKDNLFIGLALVIMGVLFYSSSQPYEEQSVTPLLNQLLAKEPLKNLLSGIHFTYASGEVSIDALGYSEFIEFFIRKAAHFGTYFLLGLFWFLGLKNKMTSISLAAFISWLLATGYAALDEFHQGITPNRTPLLQDVTLDSVGALTAIGLALLFFVFHKNKKRTKKNYR